Part of the Ctenopharyngodon idella isolate HZGC_01 chromosome 8, HZGC01, whole genome shotgun sequence genome, aattcaaaatggtggaaaTATTCTTATTATGGAAACTCTTTTGTTTCTAGCCTTATGATAAACATGAGTGCAATTTTGGTCAGTTGGTAGcactagagggattgagttagagactccaaaattgCTGTGGTGTTTAGACAAAaatgttcagactgtcctctatctgtgtgccaaatttcataattttcccGCAAAAGGTTccatgggctgccatagactcaagAGCGGAAGTATTGTTACTGTTAGGCCTGTCAACAAATCGACCATatttactattgtaataaaCATTCCTGATCTTTTTTGTCAAAGATTCATCAgctacagtttcagtgcagcctTCCTAAACTCTTTCTAAAATCAATATTTGATCAATGCCGGTTAgcattaatgtaataaacattatGACAATAATAGTATAACAATAGATTTGATGTTATAGTAATTCACAGTGTTGTCTTTCATGTATTTCATACCTCTTAAGGCCCTTGTGTAGCTGGCATTGTTGGTTACAAGATGCCCCGGTACTGCTTATTTGGAGACACAGTCAACACGGCCTCTCGAATGGAATCTACAAGTCTACGTATGTTCATCTCTCTAGTTAACATGTGCAGCCTTTTTATCTTTTgctaaccttttttttttattttagcacCACTGGTTCTTCTGTATTCAGAGAATTCATGAATATTTTCACTCACTACATCACCATAGAGACCTTATCGTATTCCTCCATTGAGCTCATAACAGCCTCCATTTCAACCATGACATTAGCATGTGGCTTAGCTAACAACATAGTGTCTCTGAGTTTCACCTCAGCACCAATTGAGCTTCGGTACTTTGGTCGCTTTGCATAACGGgatcattaaaggattagttcacttcagaattaaaatttcctgataatttactcacccccatgtcatccaagatgtttgcctttctttcttcagtcaaaaagaaattaaggtttttgaggaaaacattccaggatttttctccatatagtggactttattagggttcaacgggttaaaggtccaaattgcagttgctgtgcagcttcaaagggtattacatgatcccagccaagggatcttatctagcgaaataatctgccattttctaaaataaaaaataaaattaatatactctttaaccacaaatgcttgtcttgcactaatTTTTTACCTTAATTTACTTAAGacttaagaaagaaagatataaacatgttggatgacatgggggtgagaacattttcaggacattttaattctgaagtgaactaatcatttaatgtTTCTTCTATCTGGTCTTCAGCACAGAAGATTCATGCAAGCTCTGCTACATACCTGGCACTCATGAAGGACAATGCGTATGAACTGCAGTTACGGGGCGAGATTGAAGTAAAGGTGAGAATCTATTTTGTAGAAGTACTATACTTAAAATCAGTTTTGGTTAAGCTGTTGAAACCACAATGATATGTTAGtctttgtaatatttattattgcaAAATGCAATgatgttaacattaacattaacaatatgACATAAATGTGTTTGATGTGATTTTCAGGGAAAAGGAAAAATGAACACATATTGGTTGATTGGTCACAAAAACTACAGTGTTCAGAATGACAGTTTGGTGTGCCACTGGAACCCCAATATCTCAAGAAAGAAAAAGGCCCCTGTGGGGAGCAACGTGTCCATAGAGAATGTAAGTGTTCTACTTGTACTACTACTTGTTCATGGAACATGcaccactgttcaaaagtttggggtcagtgagacttttttcaaagaaattaatacttttattcagcaaggatgtattaaactgatcaaaactgacagtaaagacttactATAagaattattttgaaaaaaaaaaaaacatcattggtTTCCACAAAAGCAGCACCACAATGTTCAATTGTGATGATAATAAGCactaaattagcatattagaatgatttctgaaggatcatgtgacactgaagactggagtaatgatgctgaaatttcagctttgcaggaataaattacattttaaaatataataaaatagaaacgttttattttaaattgtaataatatttcacaatattactgtttttattgtattttttgatcaaataaataaagccttggtgagcacaagagatttctttaaaaaaaaaaaaaaaaaaaaaaacagacttacAGACTATGAAGGCACAAAGTGCGAATGGGACAGCATGGAGcgagggctgggtctgcctcctccaagGGCAGTGCTTGCAGGTTCACCACCTGATCTCTGAAAGATGTGGtgggaaccttgggcacatatcagGGTCGGGTCTCAGGACAACATGAGAGTAGACCAGCCCGAATTCCAGGTATGATTCGTCGACCGCAAATGTCTGCAGGTCCCCCACCCTCTTGACTGAAGCCAGTGCAGTGAAACTGACTGCAGAGATTCGAAGGGTTCTCCTTGTAAGGCTGTAAGAGCCAAAGAGAGATCCTAAGAGGGCACGAGATGAGGGCGAGGAGGATTTAATCCTCTCGcacccctaaggaacctgataATCAGGTCGTGCTTCCCTGGTGACTTAGAGTCTACTGCATGTTGATGTGCAGTGATAGCTCAACATACAGTTTCAGGGTgaagggagacagccttcgctccaaccCTTCCTGCAGGAAATAAAGCACGACTGATCGGGCATCCTCGGGGGTCTTCTCAGAGAGAAGAATACCACTCGAtaaacaggttccacttcaaagcATAGGCGCGCCTTGTAGAGGGCACTCTTGCTGAAGTGATGGTGTCAGGTGGAAGTAGATCACCTAAGACCTACGGCGTCCCGTAGAGACCACACGTGGGAGGTTCCAGAGGTCTGAACGCGGGTGCCaaagggtgccccgtctctgagaaagcaGATCTTTCCTCAGAGGAAACTGCCAGGGAGAGCTGTCATGAGGAGCATTAGTtttgggaaccaggtccggttgggccagtCGGGCACaactagcaagacctgctcctcgtcctccctgaccttGCACAGGCTCACTGGGGAAAACACATATTTACGTAAACCCTGAGGCCAGCTGTGTGACAGGGAATAGAACTACTGGCAGTGGGACGTGTCCGGAAAGGCAAACAGGCCTACCTGAGCATCCCCGAAGCATCTCCAGAACAGCTGAACTGTCTTGGGGTGGAGTTGCCACTCCCCCGGGGCTGCAGGCTGTCATGAGAGCTCGTTGGCTGCACAATTGACGTGCTGCACTTAGGACGTGAATGGCACAAAGCAACCTCAAATGCTTCTGACTCTATAGGAGGAGATGGCGTGCAAcaggagcgtagaccacctttaTGGCTGATGTACGCAATGGTTGCGGTATTGTCCATCCAGACCAGTATGTACTTGTCATTTAACAGCTATTTGAAGTGGCACAGAGCAAGCcatactgctagcaactcgaggcaattgatatgccaatgcagtcgGGGTCCTGCCCAGAAGcccgatgctgcatgcccgttgcACATGGCGccccagcctgtggcagaggcatctgttgAGACAACAACAAGTAGGGGttgtagaaccctgacttcatatcggctggatGGACCAGCTCTTGCACGTCCTTCACCATGTCGGGGCACGTTCTTGACAGCCTCAGCCTGCTTTTGGACTGCAGAGAACCGCTGGGCACAGCCCTCGACAGCATCACTGAAAAGGCTACCTTGTGAGATATGAACATCGAGAAAGCACACTTTGTCGACATCCCGCACCTCTGCAAGGTTTAGCCAGGGGGTGCTTCTGGACCACCAAGGTGGATATCCCCTGGCCGAGGGCCTGCACCGTGACTTTCATCACGGTCAGTCACTGTGCGTAGTTCTTGTATCAACCctggctcagaactaccctcgtGCATTATGAGTCCTTTGGCCTGTTAGACTTGCAGGTGGCCATCGTATGCATGGCAGAGGCAGCCTGTCCAGCAGTACTGTAAGACTTAACAGCAGCTCCGGCTGCTCCAGCACTTTGCGGGCATGTACTGCAACTGCATAGTCCACCTGAGGAGTCGCCACAACCCCGGACTGCCCCGGGCAAACGCAGCTGCAACTCTGAATCCTATTCAGCACGAGCAAACACTGCTGAAGCAAGAAACTCAGGGTCATCGTCATCtccagagcataacagccctctctccAATGCAGCAATCaacatctgatcctctgctggagcccgGAATGAAATGCTAagtcccccatgagaaggaccagcaatcccaTCCAGAAACATCACAGCTTGCGAAGTGCTAcaggagtggggggcccacaGAGACATACTTGGTGGGGGAAGCCTTCACTGTAATCCTTAGGTCACCTTGACTATTCACCGAAATAGCCCTCCCCCAGAAGTAGGAACTAGATCTGAGtatag contains:
- the LOC127518046 gene encoding guanylate cyclase soluble subunit beta-2 isoform X3; protein product: MPRYCLFGDTVNTASRMESTSLPQKIHASSATYLALMKDNAYELQLRGEIEVKGKGKMNTYWLIGHKNYSVQNDSLVCHWNPNISRKKKAPVGSNVSIENSSITVQSIGDSITPVSQPEVLPKLEGSEVTLCVSAQVENCGTSFGTLGSMVGALEGEQETEDHPPEQQNDKSSLLPGAVSHS